A single genomic interval of Adhaeribacter pallidiroseus harbors:
- a CDS encoding DinB family protein codes for MNPDQILREHLVKLLHGGQAFTPLKEVIADITLTEAGTNIPELPYTLWQLIEHIRLALYDIIEFSRDPNHESPEWPSGYWPAEAKPASQAILNRSKQSIQEGIEQMIYLVQNPANNLYEPFPHGNGQNLVREAMLVAEHNAYHTGQILLMRRLLKTWESSS; via the coding sequence ATGAACCCAGACCAGATACTTCGGGAGCACCTAGTAAAGTTATTGCACGGCGGACAAGCATTTACGCCGCTGAAAGAAGTTATAGCCGATATAACCCTAACAGAAGCCGGCACCAACATTCCGGAATTGCCTTATACCCTTTGGCAATTAATAGAGCATATCCGCCTGGCCTTATACGATATTATAGAATTTAGCCGCGACCCGAACCATGAATCGCCGGAGTGGCCCTCGGGCTATTGGCCAGCGGAAGCCAAACCAGCCAGCCAGGCAATCCTGAATAGAAGCAAGCAAAGTATTCAGGAGGGAATAGAACAGATGATCTATTTGGTACAAAACCCAGCCAACAATTTATATGAGCCATTTCCGCATGGCAATGGCCAAAACCTAGTGCGGGAGGCTATGCTGGTAGCCGAACACAATGCCTATCATACCGGGCAAATTCTTCTGATGCGGCGATTGCTCAAAACCTGGGAAAGCTCCTCTTAA
- a CDS encoding aldo/keto reductase: MEFRQLGASGLFVPVLSFGTATFGGEGEFFKAWGSTQVEEATRLIDVCMDAGVNFFDTADIYSQGASEEILGKAIAGRRDKMIISTKGTFPFGEGPNNQGSSRFHLIKQVEGSLKRLGTDYIDLYHMHGFDGNTPVEETLHTLDTLVKAGKIRYIAASNYSGWHLMKSLAISEKYGWTKYVGHQVYYSLANRDYEWELMPLGIDQKVGSLIWSPLAAGRLGGKFRRNQPLPQDTRIAQGGSPVPEAVLNEEVFYNTLDALDEVAQEVDKSVAQVALNWLLQRPTVSSIIIGARNEEQLKQNLGAVGWHLTVEQVKKLDKASEVPPVYPYWHQRQNTKLNPLPNFYQK; this comes from the coding sequence ATGGAATTTAGACAATTAGGAGCGTCCGGCTTATTTGTACCGGTGTTAAGTTTTGGTACCGCCACCTTCGGCGGCGAAGGGGAATTTTTTAAGGCCTGGGGCAGCACGCAGGTAGAAGAAGCCACCCGGCTCATTGATGTGTGCATGGACGCTGGCGTTAACTTTTTCGATACGGCCGATATTTACTCCCAAGGCGCGTCCGAAGAAATACTGGGCAAAGCCATTGCGGGTCGGCGCGACAAAATGATTATTTCCACGAAAGGCACTTTTCCGTTCGGCGAAGGCCCGAACAACCAGGGATCGTCGCGGTTTCATTTGATAAAACAGGTGGAAGGCAGCTTAAAACGGCTGGGTACCGATTACATTGATCTGTACCACATGCACGGCTTCGACGGCAATACGCCCGTTGAAGAAACCTTACATACCCTGGATACCCTGGTAAAAGCCGGTAAAATCCGCTACATCGCGGCTTCTAATTATTCCGGCTGGCACCTCATGAAATCTTTGGCAATTTCCGAAAAATACGGCTGGACCAAATACGTCGGGCACCAGGTATATTATTCGCTAGCTAACCGCGATTACGAATGGGAGTTAATGCCTCTGGGCATCGATCAAAAAGTGGGTAGTTTAATCTGGTCGCCGCTGGCGGCCGGGCGTTTGGGGGGTAAATTTCGCCGCAATCAACCCTTGCCCCAGGATACCCGCATTGCGCAAGGCGGTAGCCCCGTACCGGAAGCCGTATTAAACGAAGAAGTATTTTATAACACCCTAGATGCCCTCGATGAGGTAGCCCAAGAAGTAGATAAATCAGTGGCCCAGGTAGCTTTAAACTGGTTATTACAACGGCCTACTGTTTCCAGCATAATTATAGGCGCCCGCAACGAAGAACAATTAAAACAAAACCTGGGGGCCGTAGGCTGGCACCTGACCGTGGAGCAAGTAAAAAAATTGGACAAAGCCAGCGAAGTACCTCCTGTTTACCCGTACTGGCACCAACGCCAGAATACCAAGTTAAATCCGTTACCCAATTTCTATCAGAAGTAG
- a CDS encoding NAD-dependent epimerase/dehydratase family protein gives MKLNVIITGATGMVGEGVLHECLQHPDVEKVLVINRRPGDRTHPKLHEIIHPDFLNFSTIDVDFTAYNACFFCLGVSSVGMKKEEYYRLTYDLTLHIAHTMVRHNPNMVFCYVSGAGTNSAETGRLHWARVKGKTENDLLQLPFKAAYMFRPGFLQATPGLKNVKSYYKYFAWLAPALKLFYPNGFSSLRELGLAMIHVVQRGYPTPVLEVKDFKALAKE, from the coding sequence ATGAAACTAAATGTAATTATAACCGGCGCCACCGGCATGGTAGGAGAGGGCGTTTTGCACGAATGCCTCCAACACCCGGACGTTGAAAAAGTATTGGTGATTAATCGTCGGCCCGGTGATAGGACGCATCCGAAATTGCACGAAATTATTCACCCGGATTTTTTAAACTTTTCAACCATCGACGTTGATTTTACTGCCTATAATGCTTGTTTCTTTTGCCTGGGGGTTTCGTCGGTAGGGATGAAAAAAGAAGAATACTACCGCCTGACCTATGATTTAACGCTGCACATAGCGCATACCATGGTGCGCCACAATCCCAATATGGTTTTTTGCTATGTTTCCGGCGCCGGCACCAATAGTGCCGAAACGGGGCGTTTGCATTGGGCCCGGGTAAAAGGCAAAACCGAAAACGATTTGTTACAACTACCTTTTAAAGCGGCTTACATGTTTCGGCCCGGGTTTTTGCAGGCAACGCCCGGTTTAAAGAACGTGAAATCGTATTATAAATACTTTGCCTGGTTGGCGCCGGCTTTAAAGTTATTCTATCCGAATGGATTTTCGTCGTTGCGGGAACTAGGTTTAGCCATGATTCACGTGGTACAACGAGGTTACCCTACACCGGTGCTGGAAGTAAAGGATTTTAAAGCCTTAGCGAAGGAGTGA
- a CDS encoding carboxy terminal-processing peptidase has protein sequence MFKLKTKFFAYAAVLLLVVVLASYKFNHPAPVDAAADKNAVLMKVLMQGLTSAHFHPKKVDDTFSKDVYKTYLERLAFNKKFLTQADIAQLKKFETDIDDEVKKGSYEFFEFATNLFQTRVKESEGLYKEILSKPFDFTVAETVETDVDKLEYPADKAALKEAWRKYLKYQTMLQLSDLIDVQEKAKNNKDTKVAQKSMPELEAEARKKVVKTYEDFYRRIGQTDKEEWMAIYVNSITNLYDPHTEYFPPKDKEQFDISMTGRLEGIGAQLQEKDGQIKIMEIVAGTPSYRQGDLKAGDIILKVGQGRQEPVNVEGMRIDKAIQLIRGKKGTEVRLTVKKPDATIKVIPLIRDVIIIEDTYAQSALIQDKRKVGYIKLPTFYADFARKGGRNSGEDVKTEIAKLKQEGATGIILDLRNNGGGSLPDAVEMTGLFIPEGPVVQVESSGAAPNVLRDRDEATQFDGPMVVMVNSFSASASEILAAALQDYKRAIIVGSSSTYGKGTVQQVFDFDQVLPSEYNALKPFGSLKLTTQKFYRINGGATQLKGVTPDIILPDLYTYIEQGEKEQEYALPWDEIKPAEYQTWAKPALNVERIKANSKQRISNNELFNAIANQAKSFKSRADMTNYSLKLADYRTMQKKAKEESSKYETLQKSAPAITVTALKADLTTAKSDTVKVNRMNRFAKALNKDIYLEEALNVVKDQFSE, from the coding sequence ATGTTTAAATTGAAAACCAAATTTTTTGCTTATGCCGCCGTGCTGCTGCTGGTAGTAGTATTGGCTTCTTATAAATTTAATCATCCTGCTCCCGTGGATGCGGCAGCCGACAAAAATGCCGTATTAATGAAAGTGTTAATGCAAGGGCTAACTTCGGCGCACTTTCACCCGAAAAAAGTAGACGATACTTTCTCGAAAGATGTATATAAAACCTACTTGGAAAGATTAGCTTTTAATAAAAAGTTTTTAACCCAAGCAGATATTGCTCAGCTTAAAAAATTTGAAACGGATATTGATGATGAAGTAAAAAAAGGCTCGTACGAGTTTTTTGAATTTGCTACTAATCTTTTTCAAACGCGGGTAAAAGAATCCGAAGGCTTGTACAAAGAAATTTTATCGAAACCTTTTGATTTTACGGTGGCCGAAACCGTAGAAACCGACGTGGATAAATTAGAATATCCCGCCGATAAAGCGGCTTTAAAAGAAGCCTGGCGCAAATACCTGAAATATCAAACCATGCTGCAATTATCGGATTTGATTGATGTACAGGAAAAAGCCAAAAACAACAAAGACACCAAGGTAGCCCAGAAATCCATGCCGGAACTGGAAGCCGAAGCGCGAAAAAAAGTTGTAAAAACGTACGAAGATTTTTACCGCCGTATTGGTCAAACCGATAAAGAAGAGTGGATGGCCATTTACGTAAATTCCATTACGAATCTGTACGATCCGCACACCGAGTATTTTCCGCCGAAAGACAAAGAGCAGTTTGATATTTCCATGACTGGTCGTTTAGAAGGTATTGGCGCGCAGCTACAGGAAAAAGATGGTCAGATTAAGATTATGGAAATTGTGGCCGGTACGCCTTCGTATCGCCAGGGCGATTTAAAGGCTGGCGATATTATTTTAAAAGTAGGTCAGGGCCGTCAGGAACCCGTGAACGTGGAAGGCATGCGCATTGACAAAGCCATTCAGTTAATCCGGGGTAAAAAAGGTACCGAAGTGCGCTTAACTGTTAAAAAACCCGATGCTACCATTAAAGTTATTCCGCTCATCCGCGATGTTATCATTATTGAAGATACCTACGCTCAGTCGGCGTTAATTCAGGATAAACGTAAAGTAGGATACATTAAATTACCTACTTTTTACGCTGATTTTGCCCGCAAAGGAGGCCGTAACAGTGGCGAAGACGTAAAAACTGAAATTGCGAAATTAAAGCAAGAAGGAGCTACCGGCATTATTCTGGATTTGCGGAACAACGGCGGTGGTTCTTTACCGGATGCAGTAGAAATGACGGGTTTGTTTATTCCGGAAGGCCCGGTAGTACAGGTAGAATCCAGCGGGGCGGCGCCGAACGTGTTACGCGACCGCGACGAAGCTACTCAGTTTGATGGTCCGATGGTGGTAATGGTGAACTCGTTTAGTGCTTCCGCTTCCGAAATTTTAGCGGCGGCTTTACAGGACTACAAGCGGGCCATTATTGTGGGATCTTCATCTACCTACGGCAAAGGTACCGTACAACAGGTATTTGATTTCGACCAAGTATTGCCATCGGAATACAATGCTTTAAAACCTTTTGGTTCGTTAAAACTAACTACTCAAAAGTTTTACCGCATTAATGGGGGCGCTACGCAGCTAAAAGGCGTTACTCCGGATATTATCTTACCGGACTTATACACCTATATTGAGCAAGGCGAAAAAGAACAGGAATACGCTTTACCTTGGGACGAAATTAAACCGGCTGAGTACCAGACCTGGGCTAAACCAGCCTTAAACGTGGAACGCATTAAAGCTAACAGCAAACAACGAATTTCCAACAACGAGTTGTTTAACGCCATTGCGAATCAGGCTAAAAGCTTTAAGTCTCGTGCTGACATGACCAACTATTCATTAAAGCTGGCAGATTACCGGACCATGCAGAAAAAAGCCAAGGAAGAATCCAGCAAATACGAAACTTTACAAAAAAGCGCTCCGGCCATTACCGTTACTGCTTTAAAAGCCGATTTAACCACCGCTAAATCTGATACGGTTAAGGTAAATCGCATGAACCGTTTTGCTAAAGCTTTAAACAAAGATATTTACCTGGAAGAAGCTTTAAACGTAGTGAAAGATCAGTTTAGTGAATAA
- a CDS encoding energy transducer TonB, with protein MINSHPSPQTEPIGFHLTQEKLFQLLTNEVTPAEKQQMEVHLQTCPLCTEALEGFAQADYLKSRADLLELNHLIKKRTTRRKPNTLVNDIKTWGIATAIVFLILISAAIVWNAVHMAKTTSTLNPGPASPGLNAQAQPVKGYKNLKNYLLQQQNQPAEPSATTALKKGSVVISFTVNPDSSLTDFQVIKSLGKTTDETVINWVKQGPVWQPAHPQGKPVAQKITLPVIIR; from the coding sequence ATGATTAATTCGCATCCATCGCCCCAAACCGAACCCATAGGTTTTCATTTAACGCAGGAAAAGCTTTTTCAGCTGCTAACGAACGAGGTTACGCCGGCCGAGAAGCAGCAAATGGAAGTACACCTCCAAACATGCCCGCTTTGTACCGAAGCTCTGGAAGGCTTTGCCCAGGCCGATTACTTAAAATCGCGCGCCGATTTGCTGGAGCTGAATCATTTGATTAAAAAACGGACCACCCGCCGCAAACCCAACACCTTGGTAAACGATATTAAAACCTGGGGGATTGCTACCGCTATTGTTTTTTTAATTTTAATTTCGGCGGCTATCGTCTGGAATGCAGTACATATGGCTAAAACAACTTCTACCCTTAATCCGGGGCCAGCCAGCCCTGGCTTAAATGCCCAGGCCCAACCGGTAAAAGGCTATAAAAATTTAAAAAATTACCTGCTTCAGCAACAAAACCAACCCGCCGAGCCTTCGGCTACTACTGCGTTAAAAAAAGGCAGCGTTGTTATTAGTTTCACCGTAAACCCCGATAGCAGCCTGACAGACTTTCAGGTGATTAAAAGCTTAGGTAAAACCACGGACGAAACCGTTATAAACTGGGTAAAACAAGGCCCCGTTTGGCAGCCCGCCCATCCGCAGGGCAAACCAGTAGCACAAAAAATTACCTTACCCGTTATAATTAGATAA
- a CDS encoding RNA polymerase sigma factor gives MLFRKSAAGSLLKDEELIRLYQQTKDSNYVGELYRRYTHLVYGVCLKYLKDPEESKDAVMQIFEQLLGVLKKQEVTSFNNWLHVLTRNYCLMQLRAVKTKDEKVKALARNGLLTEAAPDEEFPEIILEAKIENLEKGLAQIPAEQRQCVELFYLHRKSYKEIAEITGFDLNKIKSYIQNGKRNLKIYLDRQHD, from the coding sequence ATGCTATTCCGAAAATCCGCTGCCGGTTCGCTGCTTAAGGACGAAGAACTGATCCGGTTGTATCAGCAAACCAAAGACAGTAATTACGTAGGAGAATTGTACCGGCGCTACACGCACCTGGTGTATGGCGTATGCCTGAAATATTTAAAAGACCCGGAAGAAAGTAAAGATGCCGTGATGCAAATTTTTGAGCAGCTTTTGGGCGTTTTAAAAAAACAAGAAGTAACTAGTTTTAACAATTGGCTGCACGTACTTACCCGCAACTATTGCCTCATGCAGCTGCGCGCGGTAAAAACCAAAGACGAAAAAGTAAAAGCTTTGGCCCGTAATGGCTTGCTCACCGAAGCCGCTCCAGACGAAGAGTTTCCGGAAATAATACTGGAAGCAAAAATCGAAAATTTAGAAAAAGGCTTAGCCCAGATTCCGGCGGAACAACGCCAATGCGTGGAATTGTTTTACCTGCACCGGAAGTCGTACAAAGAAATAGCCGAAATAACCGGTTTCGATTTAAATAAAATCAAAAGTTATATCCAGAATGGGAAAAGAAATTTAAAAATTTACCTTGATCGCCAACATGATTAA
- a CDS encoding TonB family protein — protein sequence MKTLTTPDYSLDDIIFEGRHQAYGAYALRKAYPQHIKRATTYMFAAVGLIIAAARLGIAFKPDLVPDRTDKRIIEISTVVMPKVEEPVREKPVVQASPKVITSTPTKRLVTTHIVPDPVPVNENMPDQTDFTNAEPGLEDVVGKPGAGPIAIGADSDHPMAGTAEETTENVRDFVDIMPEFPGGLKQMYDFIRRTLRYPAEAQRQGLEGTVVVTFVVGKSGEISDIKVIKDVGGGTAEEAIRVIRSMKPWQPGRQKGQPVPVRFTLPLRFSLAS from the coding sequence ATGAAAACCCTAACCACTCCGGACTATTCGCTGGACGATATTATTTTTGAAGGCCGTCACCAAGCCTACGGCGCCTATGCTTTACGAAAAGCTTACCCGCAACATATCAAACGAGCTACCACCTACATGTTTGCGGCGGTAGGTTTAATTATAGCAGCCGCCCGCTTGGGTATTGCTTTTAAACCCGACTTAGTTCCAGATCGAACGGATAAAAGAATTATCGAAATTTCCACAGTTGTTATGCCGAAGGTAGAAGAACCGGTAAGGGAGAAACCTGTGGTACAGGCTTCTCCAAAAGTAATTACCAGTACACCAACTAAGCGTTTGGTAACAACCCACATTGTTCCGGATCCGGTTCCGGTAAATGAAAACATGCCTGATCAAACAGATTTTACAAACGCGGAACCAGGACTAGAAGATGTGGTGGGTAAACCCGGAGCTGGACCAATAGCAATAGGGGCGGATAGCGACCACCCAATGGCCGGTACAGCCGAGGAAACAACTGAAAACGTTCGGGATTTTGTGGATATTATGCCGGAATTTCCGGGTGGGTTGAAGCAGATGTACGACTTTATCCGGCGCACTTTGCGTTACCCCGCCGAGGCTCAGCGCCAAGGTTTGGAGGGCACCGTAGTGGTAACATTTGTGGTGGGCAAATCCGGTGAAATTTCCGATATAAAGGTAATAAAAGACGTTGGCGGTGGCACCGCCGAAGAAGCAATTCGGGTGATACGCAGTATGAAACCTTGGCAACCCGGCCGCCAGAAGGGCCAGCCGGTACCCGTCAGGTTTACTTTACCGCTGCGTTTTTCGTTGGCTTCATAA
- a CDS encoding proline dehydrogenase family protein, translated as MTTESKLSFDDTAVAFATKSDAELLKMYTLFAAMNNNFLVKKGGNLVQRAFKWGLPVKFVVKPTIFQHFCGGENLLECNQAIQSLGKANVGTILDYSVEGENNENSFDRTTKEVLATIEKANTSQFIPFSVFKVSGIADSRVLEKVQANEILTPQEEKAYARARNRMETLCHRAHQYGVAILVDAEESWFQEVIDTLTYEMMAKYNREKAIVYNTYQLYRHDRLEVLQRDYQKAVQHNYFIGAKLVRGAYMEKEARRAAEQGYSNPINSTKEASDALFNEALTFCVEHLDRIAICAGTHNEASSYLLVDLMEKHGITPNDKRIYFAQLYGMSDNLSYNLAHAGYNVAKYVPYGPVEAVIPYLLRRAEENTAIAGQSSREFNLIKKEMQRRKALKSA; from the coding sequence ATGACCACCGAAAGCAAGCTTTCTTTTGATGATACGGCCGTAGCCTTTGCCACTAAATCAGACGCGGAATTACTTAAAATGTATACTTTGTTCGCTGCCATGAATAACAATTTTCTGGTAAAAAAAGGCGGAAACCTGGTGCAGCGCGCCTTTAAATGGGGCTTACCGGTAAAATTTGTGGTAAAGCCTACCATCTTCCAACATTTTTGCGGGGGCGAAAACTTACTGGAATGCAATCAGGCTATCCAAAGCTTAGGCAAAGCCAATGTTGGTACCATCCTGGATTACTCCGTGGAGGGTGAAAACAACGAAAACAGCTTCGACCGTACTACCAAAGAAGTGCTGGCGACTATTGAAAAAGCCAATACTTCCCAGTTTATTCCTTTCTCGGTTTTTAAAGTAAGTGGTATTGCTGATAGCCGGGTTTTAGAAAAAGTACAAGCGAATGAAATTTTAACACCTCAGGAAGAAAAGGCTTATGCCCGGGCCCGCAACCGCATGGAAACATTGTGCCACCGCGCGCACCAATACGGCGTTGCCATATTGGTAGATGCCGAAGAAAGCTGGTTTCAGGAAGTAATTGATACTTTAACCTATGAAATGATGGCGAAGTACAACCGCGAAAAAGCCATTGTTTATAATACTTACCAATTGTACCGGCACGACCGCCTGGAAGTACTGCAACGCGATTACCAAAAAGCTGTGCAGCACAATTACTTTATTGGCGCCAAATTAGTCCGCGGCGCGTATATGGAGAAAGAAGCCCGGCGCGCCGCGGAGCAAGGGTATTCCAATCCGATTAATTCTACTAAAGAAGCCTCCGACGCTTTGTTTAACGAAGCTTTAACTTTTTGTGTGGAGCATTTAGATCGTATAGCTATTTGTGCGGGCACGCACAACGAAGCCAGCTCTTATTTACTGGTAGATTTAATGGAAAAACACGGCATTACGCCCAACGATAAGCGCATTTACTTTGCCCAACTGTACGGCATGAGCGATAATTTATCGTACAATTTGGCGCACGCCGGCTACAATGTAGCCAAATACGTACCTTATGGCCCTGTGGAAGCCGTGATACCTTATCTGCTGCGGCGGGCCGAAGAAAATACCGCTATTGCGGGCCAAAGCAGCCGGGAATTTAATCTGATAAAGAAGGAAATGCAGCGGCGAAAAGCATTAAAATCTGCATAG